Proteins found in one uncultured Desulfuromonas sp. genomic segment:
- the atpD gene encoding F0F1 ATP synthase subunit beta produces MDKGKIVQVIGPVVDVQFEAGKLPEIYHALKITNSALGEGELNLVVEVAQHLGENTVRAIAMDSTEGLVRGQEVLATGDQIVMPVGRKTLGRILNVVGEPVDEAGPVEADLQWGIHRPAPDFVSQSTKVESFETGIKVIDLLAPYARGGKIGLFGGAGVGKTVLIMELINNIAQQHGGFSVFAGVGERTREGNDLWEEMKESGVLDKAALVYGQMNEPPGARARVALSALTVAEYFRDEEGQDVLLFVDNIFRFTQAGSEVSALLGRIPSAVGYQPTLSTEMGELQERITTTDKGSITSVQAIYVPADDLTDPAPATAFAHLDATTVLSRQIAELGIYPAVDPLDSSSRILDPQVVGDEHYKLARDVQFVLQRYKDLQDIIAILGMDELSEDDKQVVARARKIQRFLSQPFHVAEVFTGSPGKYVELKDTIKGFQEILDGKHDDVPEQAFYLVGTIEEVLEKAKSMAA; encoded by the coding sequence TGTACAGGTCATCGGTCCTGTCGTAGACGTTCAGTTTGAAGCGGGTAAGCTTCCTGAAATTTATCACGCCCTGAAAATTACCAACTCGGCACTGGGTGAGGGTGAGTTGAATCTGGTTGTTGAGGTTGCTCAACACTTGGGCGAAAACACCGTACGTGCCATCGCCATGGACTCGACAGAAGGTCTGGTTCGCGGTCAGGAAGTTTTGGCGACAGGCGATCAGATTGTTATGCCGGTTGGTCGCAAGACCCTCGGTCGCATCCTGAATGTTGTTGGTGAGCCGGTTGACGAAGCAGGCCCTGTTGAAGCCGACCTGCAGTGGGGCATCCACCGTCCGGCACCTGATTTTGTCAGCCAATCCACCAAAGTTGAGTCATTCGAAACCGGCATCAAGGTTATTGACCTGCTGGCACCTTATGCACGTGGTGGTAAAATCGGTCTGTTCGGCGGTGCGGGTGTTGGTAAAACCGTACTGATCATGGAGCTGATCAATAATATTGCCCAGCAACACGGTGGTTTCTCTGTATTCGCCGGTGTTGGTGAACGGACCCGTGAAGGTAATGACCTTTGGGAAGAAATGAAAGAGTCCGGCGTTCTCGATAAAGCCGCTCTGGTTTACGGTCAGATGAATGAGCCTCCCGGAGCGCGCGCCCGTGTTGCCCTGTCGGCTCTGACCGTTGCTGAGTACTTCCGTGATGAGGAAGGTCAGGACGTTCTGCTGTTTGTTGATAACATCTTCCGCTTTACCCAGGCAGGCTCCGAGGTCTCCGCACTTCTTGGCCGTATTCCTTCAGCGGTAGGTTACCAACCGACTCTGAGTACGGAGATGGGTGAGCTGCAAGAGCGTATCACCACCACCGATAAAGGTTCCATCACCTCGGTACAGGCCATCTATGTTCCTGCGGATGACTTGACTGACCCGGCTCCAGCAACGGCGTTTGCTCACTTGGACGCCACCACCGTTCTTTCCCGTCAGATTGCCGAGCTCGGCATCTATCCTGCGGTTGACCCGCTGGACTCCTCCAGCCGTATTCTCGATCCCCAGGTTGTGGGTGACGAGCACTACAAGCTGGCTCGTGATGTGCAGTTTGTTCTGCAACGCTACAAAGACCTTCAGGACATCATTGCCATCCTCGGTATGGATGAGCTGTCTGAAGATGATAAGCAGGTTGTTGCCCGTGCCCGTAAGATTCAGCGCTTCCTGTCTCAGCCGTTCCACGTTGCTGAGGTCTTCACCGGTTCTCCCGGTAAGTACGTTGAGCTGAAAGACACCATTAAAGGCTTCCAGGAAATCCTTGACGGCAAGCATGATGATGTTCCTGAGCAGGCTTTCTACCTCGTTGGTACCATCGAAGAGGTTCTGGAAAAAGCCAAATCAATGGCAGCTTAA
- a CDS encoding F0F1 ATP synthase subunit epsilon — MADILKLEMVTPYKRVLSEEVDEIIAPGALGELGILPGHTPLLTTLKVGELTYRKGGAAFHVAVNWGYVEVEEGKVTILAETAEPADEIDLARAKAALGRAEDALKKLEPEDKQFRIMEAALERAMIRIQVAARKAR, encoded by the coding sequence ATGGCAGACATATTAAAACTGGAGATGGTCACTCCTTACAAGCGGGTTCTCTCCGAGGAAGTCGACGAGATTATTGCTCCCGGCGCCCTTGGTGAGCTGGGCATTCTGCCTGGCCATACCCCGTTGTTGACCACCCTGAAGGTTGGGGAACTGACCTATCGCAAGGGCGGTGCAGCATTTCACGTGGCAGTCAACTGGGGCTACGTGGAAGTTGAGGAGGGTAAGGTAACAATTTTAGCTGAAACTGCCGAGCCGGCTGATGAGATTGATCTGGCTCGTGCTAAAGCTGCTTTGGGTCGTGCAGAAGACGCACTGAAAAAGCTTGAACCCGAAGATAAACAATTCCGGATTATGGAAGCCGCTCTTGAGCGTGCCATGATCCGTATCCAGGTTGCGGCGCGCAAAGCCCGTTAA
- a CDS encoding NAD-binding protein codes for MNSIRNVIVSLTALVSILITGTIGYRHIQGWSLIDSFYMTVITVATVGFREVHELSNQGQLFTIFIIICGTGLVAYAAASVIQLMVEGQLRQFLGRKKLLQQISKLENHYIVCGYGRIGNFICRELAAKPVPFVVVESDNELCAKMSEEGTLYVNGDATADEVLINAGITRAKGLITAVTSDTANVYITLTARGLNPDLFILARSGEKSTEKKLIRAGASKVISPYTIGANRMAQAVLRPSVMDFIEIATAHHNLELQIEEIRINTGSDLVNRTLMSSDIRKQLGIIIVAIKKRHHEQMLFNPPSDALMEEGDILITLGEPGSIQRLERRASGSAD; via the coding sequence ATGAATTCAATTCGTAATGTTATTGTGTCCCTGACCGCCCTGGTGTCCATTCTCATCACCGGCACAATCGGCTATCGGCACATTCAGGGCTGGTCTTTGATTGACTCGTTCTATATGACGGTCATTACAGTTGCGACCGTTGGTTTTCGTGAGGTTCACGAACTCAGTAATCAGGGACAACTTTTCACAATATTTATCATCATCTGTGGCACCGGACTTGTTGCTTATGCCGCAGCCAGCGTTATTCAACTGATGGTCGAAGGTCAGTTGCGCCAGTTTTTGGGGAGGAAAAAATTGTTACAACAGATTTCCAAACTGGAGAACCATTACATCGTTTGCGGCTATGGACGAATCGGCAATTTTATCTGTCGTGAGCTAGCCGCCAAACCGGTTCCTTTTGTGGTGGTTGAAAGTGATAACGAGTTGTGTGCCAAGATGAGTGAGGAAGGAACGCTTTATGTCAACGGTGATGCCACCGCTGACGAGGTGTTGATTAACGCCGGGATTACCCGCGCCAAAGGGCTGATCACCGCCGTAACATCGGATACAGCCAATGTGTACATCACCCTCACCGCCCGCGGCTTGAATCCCGACCTTTTCATTCTGGCCCGCTCCGGCGAGAAATCGACGGAAAAAAAGCTGATCCGCGCCGGAGCAAGTAAAGTGATATCTCCCTACACCATCGGTGCCAATCGCATGGCTCAGGCTGTTTTACGTCCCTCAGTGATGGATTTTATTGAGATTGCCACGGCACATCACAACCTTGAGTTACAGATTGAAGAGATCCGTATCAACACTGGGTCGGATCTGGTTAACCGCACCTTGATGAGCTCCGATATCCGCAAGCAGCTGGGTATCATTATCGTTGCTATAAAAAAGCGCCACCATGAGCAGATGCTGTTCAATCCGCCCTCTGATGCCCTGATGGAAGAGGGAGATATTCTCATCACCCTCGGTGAACCGGGTTCGATTCAACGTCTCGAACGCCGTGCTTCCGGAAGCGCTGATTAG
- a CDS encoding GntR family transcriptional regulator, with amino-acid sequence MKKKPIERHQTLREKILENIRDAILKGTLKAGERVSEPDLAERYGISRTPIREAFRQLESEGYLTVVPRKGAVVTALTERDVEEFYSIKSILEGYAARLAAEKLTDKDVDRLKTINNRLAKLASAGDVKTFFRVHNEFHEQFIRASGNEKLLELIQQLLKKFDRLRIASLSLPGRMEISVQEHEKIIDAFESHDGDTADRLVRKNAAYGGQVLLQSMTE; translated from the coding sequence ATGAAGAAAAAACCCATAGAAAGACACCAGACTCTGCGCGAAAAGATTCTGGAAAATATTCGCGATGCCATTCTAAAAGGGACTCTTAAAGCGGGTGAGCGTGTTTCTGAACCGGACCTTGCCGAACGTTATGGAATTAGCCGCACCCCCATTCGAGAAGCCTTTCGCCAATTGGAATCTGAGGGATATTTAACCGTGGTACCGCGAAAGGGTGCGGTTGTCACAGCTCTGACCGAGCGCGATGTCGAGGAGTTTTATTCGATTAAAAGTATTCTGGAAGGCTATGCCGCGCGCCTGGCTGCGGAAAAACTTACCGATAAGGATGTTGACCGGCTTAAAACCATCAATAACCGTCTGGCGAAACTCGCCAGTGCCGGAGACGTCAAGACCTTTTTCCGCGTTCATAACGAGTTTCATGAGCAGTTTATTCGGGCTTCAGGTAATGAAAAACTTCTGGAATTAATTCAGCAGCTGTTAAAAAAATTTGATCGGTTGCGGATCGCTTCACTGTCTCTGCCGGGACGGATGGAGATTTCCGTGCAGGAGCACGAAAAAATCATTGATGCCTTTGAAAGCCATGATGGTGACACCGCTGATCGGCTGGTGCGAAAAAATGCCGCCTATGGCGGACAGGTCCTGCTACAGAGTATGACCGAATAA
- a CDS encoding ABC transporter permease produces the protein MTPLQRNDQTYCSWLPFFSLLKKEIHRFCRVYTQTLITPVIIASLYLFVFGATLGNRISVIDGFSYAQFVIPGLILMGVINNTFANSSSSLFMSRHLGHIVDLLVMPLSSLQIVAVYTLAAMSRGLFVGAVVCFISTFFAKLPFAYPLYALAMTVLCSFLFAQLGIIAGLFSDSFDGLAMYINFLLLPLIFLGGVFYPISILPPFWRQISHINPLFYILDGFRHSLLGVGDLPLMGSFLFTSVLSLILFVISVKLIQRSSRFRT, from the coding sequence ATGACCCCGTTGCAGCGTAATGACCAGACCTACTGTTCGTGGTTGCCGTTCTTTTCTTTATTAAAGAAGGAGATACACCGCTTTTGCCGCGTTTACACCCAGACACTGATTACACCGGTGATCATTGCGTCACTCTATTTGTTCGTTTTCGGTGCAACACTGGGCAATCGCATTTCGGTGATTGACGGTTTCAGTTATGCGCAATTTGTCATCCCTGGCCTGATTCTGATGGGGGTGATCAATAATACGTTTGCCAACAGTTCGTCGTCACTGTTCATGTCGCGCCATCTCGGCCATATTGTCGACCTTCTTGTGATGCCCCTTTCGTCGCTGCAAATAGTGGCTGTGTACACCCTTGCAGCCATGTCACGCGGCCTTTTTGTCGGGGCGGTGGTGTGTTTTATCTCGACGTTTTTTGCAAAACTTCCTTTTGCATATCCGCTCTATGCGTTGGCCATGACGGTGTTGTGCAGCTTTCTATTTGCCCAGCTCGGCATCATTGCGGGTCTGTTTTCAGACAGCTTTGACGGTCTGGCCATGTATATCAACTTTCTGTTGCTGCCGTTGATTTTCCTTGGTGGGGTGTTTTATCCGATTTCGATACTCCCCCCATTCTGGCGCCAGATTTCGCACATCAATCCGTTATTTTACATTCTTGATGGGTTTCGACATTCCCTGCTCGGCGTCGGTGACTTACCTTTGATGGGATCGTTCCTTTTTACCTCTGTCCTCAGCCTTATTTTGTTTGTTATCTCTGTGAAGCTGATTCAGCGCAGTTCCCGTTTTCGGACATAA
- a CDS encoding ABC transporter ATP-binding protein: MSFALNIEHLNKSFGSHAAVKDLSLSVERGEIFGLLGPNGAGKSTTINMICGVSRIDSGSVSVFGHDSQKHCQHARRLTGVMHQEVVADAFFTIDKALKMHPGFFGVKSDPDWRQLLIERLDLTDHLHKPMNCLSGGMKRRFMLAKALIHKPRLLILDEPTAGVDIELRHTIWSFIREINQHDTTILLTTHYLEEAEQMCRRIAIMNAGELVALDTTQALLNHLDTRQITLILDQRLNTVPDWLALRSASLSADGLQVSVSLAADETVCAFLQQCHGHGLPVRDLETASPNLEEVFLHLTRGKNIGEVAS; the protein is encoded by the coding sequence ATGTCTTTTGCCCTGAACATTGAACATCTGAATAAATCGTTCGGCAGCCATGCCGCGGTCAAGGATCTGTCGTTGTCGGTTGAACGTGGTGAGATTTTTGGCTTACTCGGCCCAAATGGTGCCGGCAAAAGTACCACCATCAACATGATCTGTGGTGTTTCACGTATTGATTCAGGAAGCGTATCCGTTTTTGGTCATGACAGCCAGAAGCACTGCCAGCACGCCCGCCGTCTGACTGGTGTCATGCATCAGGAGGTGGTGGCCGATGCTTTTTTCACTATTGATAAAGCCCTGAAAATGCATCCCGGTTTTTTCGGCGTCAAATCCGATCCGGATTGGCGACAGCTTCTTATCGAACGTCTTGACCTTACGGACCATTTGCACAAGCCGATGAACTGTCTTTCCGGCGGTATGAAGCGCCGTTTCATGCTGGCAAAGGCGTTGATTCATAAACCTCGTTTATTGATCCTTGACGAGCCGACCGCCGGTGTGGACATTGAGCTACGCCATACAATCTGGTCGTTTATCCGTGAAATCAATCAGCATGACACGACCATCCTGCTAACTACCCATTACCTCGAAGAGGCGGAGCAGATGTGCCGGCGGATTGCCATTATGAACGCCGGTGAGCTTGTCGCTCTGGATACCACGCAGGCCCTTCTTAACCATCTTGATACGCGACAGATCACGTTAATTCTCGATCAACGTTTGAACACCGTGCCGGACTGGCTGGCCTTACGTTCTGCATCCTTGTCCGCCGATGGTCTTCAGGTGTCCGTCTCACTCGCGGCCGATGAGACGGTATGCGCGTTTCTTCAGCAGTGCCATGGTCATGGCTTACCGGTTCGCGATCTGGAGACCGCTTCTCCCAATCTGGAGGAGGTTTTTCTCCATCTGACTCGCGGTAAAAACATTGGCGAGGTGGCTTCATGA
- the queC gene encoding 7-cyano-7-deazaguanine synthase QueC, with translation MSKKAIVLYSGGLDSTTCLAWAKAQGMTPYALSFRYGQRHSIELEKAESFASQIGAEQHLIVDIDLRKIGGSALTADIEVPKDRQIDEAIPVTYVPARNTIFLSYGLAWAEALGAFDIVIGVNALDYSGYPDCRPEFIEAYQNMANLATKAAVEDEGRYQIHTPLLHLTKADIIRMGTDLGVDYALTHSCYDPAPDGRACGRCDSCVLRLNGFAQAGQTDPVPYVEK, from the coding sequence ATGTCAAAAAAAGCCATTGTACTCTATAGCGGCGGGCTGGATTCAACCACATGCCTGGCCTGGGCCAAAGCCCAGGGCATGACACCATACGCCCTGAGTTTTCGCTATGGTCAACGCCACAGCATTGAATTGGAAAAAGCCGAATCCTTTGCCTCGCAGATAGGTGCCGAGCAGCATCTCATCGTGGACATTGATCTGCGTAAGATCGGCGGCAGCGCTTTGACCGCAGACATCGAGGTTCCCAAAGACCGGCAGATTGATGAAGCGATCCCGGTGACCTATGTTCCGGCACGCAATACGATTTTTCTCTCGTACGGACTGGCCTGGGCGGAAGCGCTTGGAGCGTTTGATATCGTTATCGGCGTGAATGCCCTGGATTATTCCGGTTATCCCGACTGTCGTCCCGAATTCATCGAGGCGTATCAGAACATGGCCAATCTGGCGACCAAGGCTGCCGTCGAAGATGAGGGACGTTATCAGATTCATACGCCACTGCTCCATCTGACTAAAGCCGATATTATTCGCATGGGCACCGATCTCGGTGTTGATTATGCTCTGACCCATTCCTGCTATGACCCGGCACCGGATGGACGCGCCTGCGGTCGCTGCGATTCCTGCGTACTGCGACTCAATGGCTTTGCCCAAGCCGGTCAGACTGATCCCGTGCCATACGTCGAGAAATAA
- the folE2 gene encoding GTP cyclohydrolase FolE2, with the protein MTSSSMPDLQKSQDTRNIAIDKVGIKDVRYPIVVEDKNTSRQQTVASINMYVELPHQFKGTHMSRFLEILNQYRGEQVTLNDMEGLLQAMKERLESDCAHIELTFPYFIEKQAPVSQAKGLMEYECRFVGSLREKNDFVLEVRVPVTSLCPCSRDISRYGAHNQRSSVTVAIRSKKMIWIEDLISWVESCGSAPVYSLLKREDEKAVTEQAYENPMFVEDIVRAVTEKLKSIPSIKWFRVECENYESIHNHSAYATLEYPRRSD; encoded by the coding sequence ATGACATCTTCCTCCATGCCTGACCTGCAGAAATCGCAGGATACCCGCAATATTGCCATCGATAAAGTGGGAATCAAGGATGTGCGCTATCCCATTGTTGTTGAGGATAAGAACACCAGCCGACAACAGACCGTAGCCAGCATCAATATGTATGTGGAATTGCCCCATCAATTCAAGGGCACTCACATGAGTCGCTTTCTGGAGATCCTCAACCAGTATCGCGGTGAACAGGTGACCCTCAATGACATGGAAGGATTGCTGCAGGCGATGAAGGAACGGCTGGAGTCGGACTGCGCCCACATTGAGTTGACCTTTCCCTATTTTATCGAAAAACAAGCACCGGTATCCCAGGCCAAAGGGTTGATGGAGTACGAGTGCCGCTTTGTCGGCTCCCTGCGTGAAAAGAACGATTTTGTCCTTGAAGTGCGGGTGCCCGTGACCTCACTGTGCCCGTGTTCACGCGATATCAGTCGTTATGGCGCCCACAATCAACGCAGCAGCGTCACGGTGGCCATCCGCAGCAAGAAAATGATCTGGATCGAAGATCTGATCAGCTGGGTGGAGAGCTGTGGCAGCGCGCCGGTGTACTCGTTGCTCAAACGCGAAGATGAAAAAGCTGTGACGGAACAGGCCTACGAAAATCCCATGTTTGTCGAAGATATCGTCCGGGCGGTGACGGAAAAACTGAAAAGTATCCCTTCTATTAAGTGGTTCCGTGTCGAATGTGAGAACTATGAATCGATTCATAATCACTCCGCGTATGCCACACTGGAATATCCTCGCCGGAGTGACTAG
- a CDS encoding TIGR04282 family arsenosugar biosynthesis glycosyltransferase, producing MDNFGDSTKLSTGTVVRNASVLLVFAKQPLPGQVKTRLTPDLTPCQAATLYAFSLRQTITALSRDKDYDVVICYSGEHNYFAERYPQCRLICQGQGDLGQRLKRMFRQAIQCGWQRVCVVGTDSPDLPRERVRQAFETLGDHDFVLVPAEDGGYVLAGASDYYPSVFEQIDWSSERVLEQTRSRLISCQLRYRMLQSWEDIDDVNSLRRYVQRYPDNGCARYAQRCLRKP from the coding sequence GTGGATAACTTTGGAGATTCCACTAAGTTATCCACAGGTACGGTTGTGCGTAATGCGTCCGTTTTACTGGTCTTTGCCAAGCAGCCGTTACCCGGCCAGGTGAAAACACGCCTGACACCCGACCTGACACCTTGCCAAGCCGCAACCCTCTATGCGTTCAGTCTGCGTCAAACGATTACCGCACTGAGCCGTGATAAGGACTACGATGTGGTGATCTGCTACAGCGGCGAACACAACTATTTTGCCGAGCGTTATCCACAATGCCGGCTGATCTGTCAGGGGCAGGGGGATCTTGGTCAACGGCTGAAACGGATGTTTCGTCAAGCCATCCAATGTGGCTGGCAGCGGGTGTGTGTGGTGGGAACGGACAGCCCGGATCTGCCGCGTGAACGGGTCCGCCAGGCCTTTGAGACCTTGGGTGATCATGACTTTGTTCTTGTTCCCGCTGAGGATGGCGGCTATGTGCTGGCCGGAGCAAGCGATTATTATCCGTCTGTTTTCGAACAGATAGACTGGAGCAGCGAACGGGTGCTTGAACAGACCCGCTCACGGCTGATATCGTGTCAGCTTCGTTACCGTATGCTGCAGTCGTGGGAGGATATTGACGATGTCAACAGTCTGCGTCGCTATGTGCAACGCTATCCCGATAACGGCTGCGCCCGCTATGCGCAGCGCTGTCTGCGGAAACCGTAA
- the tolQ gene encoding protein TolQ: MLDLIWNAGPVVKLVLLVLVYFSVVSWTIIFYKFRTIQRATRESSQFIDFFWNKKRLDAVAQEIKQYSHSPLSALFREGYQELLKVQRVEKGDDRRGFADMGGENIARALRRASTQETQRLEKYLTFLATTGSTAPFIGLFGTVWGIMDSFHGIGQTGSASLAVVAPGISEALVATAIGLMAAIPAVVGYNHFLNKVNILIGEMDNFSQEFLNIIEHMTRRS, encoded by the coding sequence GTGCTTGATTTGATCTGGAATGCCGGTCCAGTGGTAAAGTTGGTGTTACTGGTTCTGGTCTATTTTTCCGTGGTGTCGTGGACCATCATCTTCTACAAATTTCGCACGATTCAGCGCGCTACCCGTGAATCAAGCCAATTTATCGATTTTTTCTGGAACAAAAAGCGCCTGGACGCCGTCGCCCAAGAGATCAAGCAGTACAGCCATTCACCCCTGAGTGCCTTGTTTCGCGAGGGGTATCAGGAACTGCTCAAAGTACAACGGGTTGAGAAAGGTGATGACCGTCGCGGCTTTGCCGATATGGGCGGAGAGAACATCGCCCGGGCTTTGCGTCGTGCCAGCACTCAGGAAACCCAACGGCTGGAAAAATACCTGACCTTTTTGGCCACAACCGGTTCAACGGCCCCGTTTATCGGCCTGTTTGGAACCGTGTGGGGGATCATGGATTCGTTTCACGGCATCGGACAGACCGGCAGTGCCTCACTGGCGGTTGTTGCCCCAGGTATCTCCGAAGCGCTGGTCGCCACGGCCATCGGCCTGATGGCGGCGATTCCGGCCGTGGTCGGCTATAACCATTTTCTCAACAAGGTCAATATCCTGATCGGCGAGATGGACAACTTCAGCCAGGAATTTCTCAACATCATTGAGCATATGACGCGGAGGTCCTGA
- the tolR gene encoding protein TolR, producing MEISPRPQRRSSLSQINVTPFVDVMLVLLIIFMVTAPMMEKGVDVNLPEVSQAPNLEAAKQSLIVSIDSRGRIFIGKQAVDSPDKLVAVLQQVLASRDSKEVYLEADKVVPYERVVRVLAAIRRAGVTRLGMVALEPETN from the coding sequence ATGGAAATCAGCCCTCGTCCCCAGCGGCGCAGCTCTTTGTCGCAAATCAATGTCACCCCGTTTGTCGATGTCATGCTGGTGCTGCTGATTATCTTTATGGTTACCGCGCCGATGATGGAAAAAGGGGTTGATGTCAATCTGCCCGAAGTCAGCCAGGCGCCCAATCTCGAAGCGGCCAAGCAGTCGCTGATTGTCAGTATCGACAGTCGTGGGCGGATCTTTATCGGCAAACAAGCTGTGGACAGTCCGGACAAGCTAGTGGCGGTTTTGCAACAGGTGCTGGCCAGCCGTGACAGCAAAGAGGTCTATCTTGAGGCGGATAAGGTCGTTCCCTACGAACGCGTGGTTCGCGTGCTGGCGGCGATTCGCCGTGCCGGTGTCACCCGCCTCGGCATGGTCGCTCTGGAACCGGAAACCAACTAG
- a CDS encoding TonB C-terminal domain-containing protein — MSEPVTPRRDLSHHSNAGIGRMLVLSFILHVVVFALMGGFLVPRFEQPQKPVYYVDLLNKPVAKPRAGRPDAPAKKKAPAKKKPVAKKTPAVTKPVTKPPVKTKPVPVKTKPVPVKTKPVPVKTKPVPVKKTPAEVVKTQPKVTQNKPVVKQPADVPSKTVEKDYQEETLDAIERLKRKQRINALKQELNALATRETPTTDTIDAPVGEVGGQGDEAGVGFDSWIKEYLSQAWALPRHYWERGLKAKMVLQFNTSGRLAHYEMLSPSGDSFFDASVKRAVQQLSQLPSKPARPLELIVTFDPKEMLMR; from the coding sequence ATGTCGGAACCCGTGACTCCGCGTCGAGATCTTTCCCATCACAGCAATGCCGGAATCGGCAGAATGTTGGTATTGTCCTTCATCCTGCATGTGGTGGTGTTTGCCCTGATGGGTGGTTTTTTGGTCCCCCGCTTTGAACAGCCGCAAAAACCGGTGTACTACGTCGACCTGCTCAATAAGCCGGTCGCCAAGCCCCGTGCCGGACGTCCTGATGCTCCCGCAAAGAAAAAGGCCCCGGCGAAAAAGAAACCGGTGGCCAAAAAGACCCCGGCAGTGACCAAGCCGGTCACCAAACCGCCGGTGAAGACAAAACCGGTCCCGGTGAAGACAAAACCGGTCCCGGTGAAGACAAAACCGGTCCCGGTGAAGACAAAACCGGTCCCGGTGAAAAAAACTCCCGCCGAAGTTGTCAAGACCCAACCCAAGGTTACGCAGAACAAACCGGTGGTCAAACAACCGGCTGACGTTCCCAGCAAAACGGTGGAAAAAGATTATCAGGAAGAAACCCTTGACGCCATTGAACGGCTCAAGCGTAAACAGCGTATTAACGCGTTAAAACAGGAACTAAACGCCTTGGCCACACGGGAAACTCCAACCACCGATACCATTGATGCGCCTGTCGGTGAAGTGGGCGGGCAGGGTGATGAAGCCGGAGTCGGGTTCGATAGCTGGATCAAGGAATATCTATCCCAGGCCTGGGCGTTGCCTCGCCATTACTGGGAGCGTGGACTCAAGGCCAAAATGGTTCTGCAGTTCAATACCTCCGGACGACTGGCCCATTACGAAATGCTCTCTCCTTCAGGGGACAGCTTTTTCGATGCCAGTGTCAAGCGGGCGGTGCAGCAGTTGAGCCAACTGCCTTCCAAACCGGCCCGTCCTCTCGAACTGATCGTAACTTTTGATCCGAAAGAGATGTTGATGCGATGA